Genomic DNA from Methanosarcina sp. MTP4:
GCCGGGGAAACCGGAGATGTCGAAGAACCCGAGGAAGCTTAAGCTTCCGAAGGAACGGAAGAATCCATAATAAAGGAAAGGCAGAAAACCGGACCGACAAGCGATAAGTATATATACAAAAAGTCCTTATTGAAGACCCCGTTCAATAAGGGCTAAAAGACCCCTACCTTAAAATACAGACAATGTGCTCCGGTAGTGTAGTCCGGCCAATCATTCCGGCCTTTCGAGCCGAAGACTCGGGTTCGAATCCCGGCCGGAGCACCAAACTTTTTTCTTAAAGTCTTTTGTCGTTTAATTTTGTCATTTAATTTTGTCATTTTAACTTGGTTCATGCATCTATAGTCAAGGCCCCAAATTCCTTCACCAATCTCAAGTGAAAGTTTAACCACAGAAAGCACGGAAAACACGGAATAAAGGAAAATTGGGGCACAATACTTCCGTGCTTTCTGTTCTTCCGTGGTTATAATGTAAGTGTAAATATTTACATTCGGGACTATAATTTCATCGAGAGCTATTTTTAAGTCTTGAATTAGGAGTTTAGGGATTCTAATCCGGATTTCCATAGTTACTTCTAAATAGGAGCTTACAGTCCAGACTCCAAACACTCCGGAATGGAACCAATGTATAAATTCTCCACAATAAATTCACCACAATAAATTCACCACAATAAAGTCTCCATAATAAAGTCTTTACAATAAATTCTTTACAAAAAAATTAGTTAATATAAGACGTATATTTTTAATAAGTCGATACTTTGCCTTTTGGAAGTTGTTGATCCACTTCCCACTTTACAAGCCAATATAAGGAAATAAACAGATATTAACTTCTATTTTTCCATAAAATGATTTCAAAGTCCATTTTTACCCGTTTATGGACAAAAAGACTGAAAATTAAGGCTACAATCATATAAACTGAATAGTAGGGGTGGGATATCAACAAAGTCAGTATAAGAATAGCCTAAGAAAATATGCAGAGAATCTCCCGAAAAGATTGCAAGAATGGGAAAATTATTTTATAAAGCTTCTTTACAAAAAAATTAAATTGAAAATAGGATAGAATTTTCTTTTACATCATAAAACATAATATGATCAACAATTTCAACAATATTCAAAATTTGATCCAGGAAGTTCTTTGAGAAGGAGAAGCCTGGAAGTGAATTCATAAAAAGTTCTTTCCTTCAATTTGTAAGACCCCAAAATTCCAGAAAATGGAACCTTCCTCAAATTTACATATATACTTTACTGAGACTGAAAACATCTCATATTATTTCATCTGAAAGGAAAAATATGGAACATTAATTTGTAAAAAAATTTAGTAATATAAGAAAGATAAGTAACAAAATTTCTTTGAATTTTATATACAAGTAAAATCTATGTGACAGTTGACCCAAAATTCCTCATATAGTCTTGATGAATAGAGAACGGGGGTATATAAATAGTGAAGAAAATACTGACATTAGGAATTACAGCAGTGCTTCTATGCGCTGGACTGATGGTATCGGTGGCAGCAGCGGCACCAAAAGGAATAGACTATAATGGCTTCCACTACACCCTTAACCTGATCGGAAAGAAAGCCGACTTTAATGGAGTAGGCGGTGGCGGAAGTACAATGTTCGTGCCCCAGAGCACAGAAAACATGGAATTTTATATATATAATGAGACCGGCGACGTAGTAGGGACGTTTGACGGCGTCAAAATCGATGTAGAAAACACCGGAACCGAGTACGTTGTCACTGACGGAAATGTGCTTGACGACGGTCATGGCTCATTCACATTGCCCACAGGGAAATATGCTGTCTACATTGCTGTCAAAGGCAAGCCAATTAAAGACCCTAACGCCGAACCTGCAAGTATCACTGGATGGATGCAGTACACAAACGGTACTGAAACTTACTACTTCCTTGATGTAGGAACAATAACAGTCAAAAGGAATGATGACTGGGTTGACGCTTCAACCATCTTCTACATAACGAATGAAGAAGTTGGTATTCACAACGATAAAGATTTGTCTGACCCTTACAGACAGCTCCCAGCCCCTTCATACATCGCTGATAATTACTTAGACTATGATTATGATAGTTACAATTACAAGGGTATGCCCGGATTGTGGATATTCGATTACATGACAGGACTGGAAAATCTAGCGGATGATGATCTGAACGATGATCTGAACTATGATAATCTGGATTACTTCTGGCAGCTAAAAAATCCCGGGTACAAGCTGATTAAGTTACGCTTCTATCCAATCTAAACCCTTTTTTCTTTTTTACATAAAGTGGCTCCAAGCACTCACAACTTAAAACGTATAAACATAAAAGATATCAAGTGCCGCTATTTTTCCAAAAATATGATTGCTAATTAGATAATATCAGAATGTAATGGTATTTCCACATTAAACCTTTTCAAGTCCGTAAAGAAAATATACAAACTATAGCGGCTAGCACTCAAAAAAGATTTAAAACCCAACTTCCACAAAAAAGGGACAGATTTATATATTACAAGGTATATTGTTGGTCTCGCAGTAAGGTGACAAACGTGCTCCGGTAGTGTAGTCCGGCCAATCATTCCGGCCTTTCGAGCCGAAGACTCGGGTTCGAATCCCGGCCGGAGCACCAAACCCAATTCTTTTCTCAGATTTCTGCTTTCTAAATGTTTTGATTTCTGATTTACGATTTTTTCGAGCTATTGCTTTTTTAAGATTTTGCCGCTCTTTAGATGAAGAGAGAAAAAGAGTAAAAAGGGAAACGGCATCGTTTTTGACAACTATTCCCGGATATCAGCTTTTTTCCATAATCTTTCGGTGGAATTTCTTGATTTCCTGGATTTTTTCCAGGGTCTGCTCTTCGTCCAGGGCACCGGCCGCTTTTACGGATTCCAGTGTAAGTTTTGCTATCCGAGAGACGGCATTCATGCCCTTATCCTCGGCAAGGACACGGATTGTTTCCACGGACCAGGCTGCCTGGAAGAGCAAGCTTTTCATGCCATGCATGGAGGAGGCCTTGCCCAGTTTTTCAAAGGCGTTTATCACAACCTTTGCTTCAGGTTCGTGGTTTTCCCTGACAGCGGCAATCCCGAGTTCCTCGAGGAGGATTGAAACCCCTATGGCACTTTCCTCGAGTTTGTTCTCAACCGAAACTGCCCCCACCTCTCCAAGGAAAGCCACGGCTATTATTCCTGTTTCAGATAAATCTTCCTCCATGGCTTCCCTTACCAGCTGCATGAGGTAGATTTCGGAAAGGGTCACCTGGTTTTCTACGCCCATCCTTGCCGATACCGCCCCGAACTTCCCGAGACCTTCGGCTGCACTCTTTGCTGCCGTGTCCATCCCCCGGGCGGCAAGTTCCCGGGAAAGGCTTCCAAGAACTGATACGGCTTTTATTGCGAGAGCATCCCGCCTCTGGCTCGCTGCCTCTGCGGCTATGTCCCCAAGAGCACGGCTCGCAGCCACTGATGCTATTTCCATACTCTGTTTGGCAGTAATCTTTCCCATATCCCCGATAGACACTATGAGCGCTTTTGCATCAAGTTCGTGCTCCGCAGTAACATTCAGATAGATCAACCTGATGGCAAACTCCCTGAGCCTATCAAAAGCTTCGACTGCTTCTTTCGTATTTCTTGTATAAGCCGCTTTGAGTCCTTCTTCAATACCCCTTATCTCATCAAGACCCCTTTGCTCCTCCGAAGACATACCAGACCCCCAAATAACTTCAATTCACGAATAACTTCAGTTCACGAATAACTCCCTTGTTACTTTATGTCCTGCCCCACAGATCAGTTTTCCTGTTAAAATATATATTAAATGTGATCTGGATTTGTACTGAGATTTTTATTGCCCACCAAAAATGGAGTGAACCCGGATCAGATAAGCGGAACCTGACTAAGCATATGGAACAAATAAAGGATCCAGAGCATAAGTTATATATATCAATGTACATTAGTATGCTTTGATGTATTATTATGTCTAATGCTTTTTCACTGTTCACCAGTCACAGGTCAATTACACGGTAACAATCAACAATAATGGAAAGTGAATCTTATGAAATCTCAGGATATTGCTGTCGTTGGAATTTTATTAGCAGTTGGCGCAATCGTGCGCTATTTATCCCTGGTAATCCCGGGACCCATTGTCTCGAACCTTGTAATCGCTTTTTACTGTCTTGCCGTAATCCTCGTGGTCCCCACCTTCAAAGAAGTAATAGGGATCGGGGTAGTGGCAGGAATAGTGTGTGCGCTTCTCAGCCACTCCATTTTCCCGCCTGCAAACCTTATCAGCGAACCTGTGGGAGCTGTGGTCTGCCTGCTTACATTCACAGCTTTCAAGAGCAGGTTTTCCATCTCTCCTGCCCTGGCAACCCTTGCCGGGACCCTTGCCAGCGGAACCACCTTTGTCATCGTTGCAATGGTGATGATTGCCCCGACAATCCTCTCGAAGTTTGCAACCATGGGAGCTTTTGTCGCAGCCGTAATCCCCATCGTGATCGGGACCGCAATCGCCAACGCAATTATCGCCCAGATCCTTTACATGCCGGCCTCAAAGGTCCTTGCGAGGGGAAGAGCATGATCAGGGCAAGGGACTTCTCCTACACCTACGGCACAGCGGAAAAACCGACCCTGGAAAACATCAGCCTTGAAGTCCCTGCCGGAGAACTGCTCCTGGTCACCGGCCACAGCGCAGCCGGGAAAACCACCCTTGCCCTCGCCCTGGCTGGCATCCTCCACCAGGAAATAGGGGGCAGCTTCGAAGGGAGCGTCACGTTTAAAGGAAAAGCCATAGGGGAATTCGACGGCATGAAAGAACTGAGCCGGCACGTGGGAATGGTCTTTGATGATGCCGAGTCCCAGCTCATCTTCACCAGCGTCGAGGAGGAAATCCTGTCAGGGCTTGAGAACCGCGGTTTCTCCGAAGCCGAGATAGGACGCAGGCTGGAAGAAGTAATGCGGCTCTGCGAGATCAGCCACCTGAAACACCGGGCACCTCATACCCTTTCCGGGGGCCAGAAGCAGAAAGTAGCCCTTGCGGCCACCCTTGCCCTGGACACCGAAGTCCTCATCCTG
This window encodes:
- a CDS encoding tryptophan transporter: MKSQDIAVVGILLAVGAIVRYLSLVIPGPIVSNLVIAFYCLAVILVVPTFKEVIGIGVVAGIVCALLSHSIFPPANLISEPVGAVVCLLTFTAFKSRFSISPALATLAGTLASGTTFVIVAMVMIAPTILSKFATMGAFVAAVIPIVIGTAIANAIIAQILYMPASKVLARGRA